The following are encoded in a window of Variovorax paradoxus genomic DNA:
- the nth gene encoding endonuclease III, translated as MKKSDIPLFFATLQAANPEPRTELEYTTPFELLAAVLLSAQATDVGVNKATRRLYPVANTPQAILDLGVEGLESYIKTIGLYRSKARHLIEACRMLVELHGGEVPRTRAELEALPGVGRKTANVVLNVAFGEETIAVDTHIFRIGNRTGLAPGKTPLDVELKLEKRIPPEYRLHAHHWLILHGRYVCVARKPRCWECAVATFCSFKPKTPAPKTA; from the coding sequence ATGAAAAAATCCGACATCCCCCTCTTCTTCGCGACCCTGCAGGCCGCCAACCCCGAGCCGCGCACGGAGCTCGAATACACCACGCCCTTCGAGCTGCTGGCCGCGGTGCTGCTGTCGGCGCAGGCCACCGACGTGGGGGTGAACAAGGCGACGCGCCGGCTCTATCCGGTGGCGAACACGCCGCAGGCGATCCTCGACCTGGGCGTGGAAGGGCTGGAGTCGTACATCAAGACGATCGGGCTGTACCGCAGCAAGGCCAGGCACCTGATCGAGGCCTGCCGCATGCTGGTCGAGCTGCATGGCGGCGAGGTGCCGCGCACGCGCGCCGAGCTCGAGGCGCTGCCGGGCGTCGGGCGCAAGACGGCGAACGTGGTGCTCAACGTGGCTTTCGGCGAAGAGACCATCGCGGTCGACACGCACATCTTCCGCATCGGCAACCGCACCGGGCTTGCGCCCGGCAAGACGCCGCTGGACGTGGAACTCAAGCTCGAAAAGCGCATCCCACCCGAGTACCGCCTGCACGCGCACCACTGGCTGATCCTGCACGGGCGCTATGTCTGCGTGGCGCGCAAGCCGCGCTGCTGGGAGTGCGCGGTCGCGACCTTCTGTAGCTTCAAGCCCAAGACGCCGGCCCCCAAGACCGCCTGA
- a CDS encoding efflux transporter outer membrane subunit produces the protein MTFGIPTLMRPLRTAMLPLVAALVLAGCASVPSGMPSVPTAAQFKEQPQQQPGATAPAGFTRATPAEAQPRGEWWLAFNDPVLNTLVERAAVDNANIQAAAARLAEARALARSAQADRLPQIGLGAGANRGAGLDKATASTRPGTMTNIGATFSYEVDLFGRLSGAADAAKLDAAGREALLQSTRLAVQAEVAQTYLQLRALDAERVLVRESVAAYRDTLRLTQRRQQAGDIAELDVARVQTEVSSTESDALALDRQRAQVEHALAVLVGDSASSFGMRPDDWGTALPVIPPGVPSTVLTRRPDVSAAQSAVMAAQARVGVAQTAWFPNISLTGAAGYASPEIGDLFKWSARSWGVGALLSLPIFDGGRREAGVQGANAQLDGALASYRSQVLVAFQEVEDQLAAIRILQEQSVVQAQAVTSAQRATSLSDTRYRNGYVSQLDLLDARRSELRNRRQALQVKSAQYQATVGLIRAIGGGWEVPAAEKVATR, from the coding sequence ATGACATTCGGAATCCCCACCCTGATGCGCCCGCTGCGCACCGCCATGCTGCCGCTGGTGGCGGCCCTCGTGCTGGCCGGTTGCGCCAGCGTGCCCTCGGGCATGCCCTCGGTGCCGACCGCGGCCCAGTTCAAGGAACAGCCGCAGCAGCAACCGGGCGCCACGGCCCCGGCCGGCTTCACCCGCGCCACGCCCGCCGAGGCGCAACCGCGCGGCGAGTGGTGGCTGGCGTTCAACGACCCGGTGCTCAACACGCTGGTCGAGCGCGCCGCCGTCGACAACGCCAACATCCAGGCCGCCGCCGCGCGGCTGGCCGAGGCCCGTGCGCTGGCACGCAGCGCGCAGGCCGACCGCCTGCCGCAGATCGGCCTGGGCGCCGGCGCCAACCGCGGTGCGGGCCTGGACAAGGCCACGGCCAGCACCCGGCCCGGCACCATGACCAACATCGGCGCCACGTTCTCGTACGAGGTCGACCTGTTCGGCCGCCTCTCGGGCGCGGCCGATGCGGCCAAGCTCGACGCGGCGGGCCGCGAGGCGCTGCTGCAGAGCACCCGGCTCGCGGTGCAGGCCGAGGTGGCGCAGACCTACCTGCAGCTGCGCGCGCTCGACGCCGAGCGCGTGCTGGTGCGCGAATCGGTCGCCGCCTACCGCGACACGCTGCGCCTCACGCAGCGCCGCCAGCAGGCCGGCGACATCGCCGAGCTCGACGTGGCGCGCGTGCAGACCGAGGTGTCGTCCACCGAATCGGACGCGCTCGCGCTCGACCGCCAGCGCGCCCAGGTGGAACATGCGCTGGCCGTGCTGGTGGGCGATTCGGCCTCCAGCTTCGGCATGCGGCCCGACGACTGGGGCACCGCGCTGCCGGTGATCCCGCCGGGCGTGCCGTCCACGGTCCTCACGCGCCGGCCCGACGTGTCGGCCGCGCAGAGCGCTGTCATGGCGGCGCAGGCCCGCGTGGGCGTGGCGCAGACCGCGTGGTTCCCGAACATCTCGCTGACCGGCGCGGCCGGCTACGCCTCGCCCGAGATCGGCGACCTCTTCAAGTGGTCGGCGCGCTCGTGGGGCGTGGGCGCGCTGCTGTCGCTGCCGATCTTCGACGGCGGTCGCCGCGAAGCCGGCGTGCAGGGCGCCAATGCCCAGCTCGACGGTGCGCTGGCCAGCTACCGCTCGCAGGTCCTGGTGGCGTTCCAGGAGGTCGAAGACCAGCTGGCCGCCATCCGCATCCTGCAGGAGCAGTCGGTGGTGCAGGCGCAGGCCGTGACCTCGGCCCAGCGCGCCACCAGCCTGTCGGACACGCGCTACCGCAACGGCTACGTGAGCCAGCTCGACCTGCTCGACGCGCGCCGCAGCGAGCTGCGCAACCGGCGCCAGGCGCTGCAGGTGAAGTCGGCCCAGTACCAGGCGACGGTGGGGCTGATTCGCGCGATCGGCGGCGGCTGGGAAGTGCCGGCGGCGGAAAAGGTGGCGACCCGCTGA
- the cobT gene encoding nicotinate-nucleotide--dimethylbenzimidazole phosphoribosyltransferase, which yields MTDTDLIPAVPDIADAALAARLQAALDNKTKPVGALGRLEALALRIGTILGTEQPVLDAPQMLVCAGDHGLAARGVSAYPSDVTWQMVENFLAGGAAVSVLARQHGLALTVVDCGVRRDFQPRPGLVSRRIGAGTADASAGPAMAPEQCAQAIANGREVVRALPGNALLLGEMGIGNSSSAALLLSRLAGLEIGLCTGAGTGLDADGLARKREVLREVLALHAGATAPLEALAAFGGFEVATLVGAVLQAAQERRVIVVDGFIASAAVLVAQAIRPQVTQRCVAAHSSAEPGHALLLKQLGLEPLLNLDLRLGEGSGGALAWPLLESACRILREMASFESAGVSRQQ from the coding sequence ATGACCGACACCGATTTGATTCCCGCTGTTCCAGACATCGCCGACGCCGCACTCGCGGCGCGTCTGCAGGCCGCGCTCGACAACAAGACCAAGCCGGTCGGCGCGCTCGGCCGCCTCGAAGCGCTGGCGCTGCGCATCGGCACCATCCTCGGCACCGAGCAGCCCGTGCTCGACGCGCCGCAGATGCTGGTATGCGCCGGCGACCATGGGCTGGCGGCGCGCGGCGTGTCGGCCTATCCGAGCGACGTGACCTGGCAGATGGTCGAGAACTTCCTGGCGGGCGGTGCGGCCGTGAGCGTGCTGGCGCGCCAGCATGGCCTGGCGCTCACCGTGGTCGATTGCGGCGTGCGGCGCGACTTCCAGCCGCGCCCCGGCCTGGTGTCGCGGCGCATCGGCGCCGGCACGGCCGACGCCTCGGCCGGCCCCGCCATGGCGCCCGAGCAATGCGCCCAGGCCATCGCCAACGGCCGCGAGGTCGTGCGCGCGTTGCCGGGCAATGCGCTCCTGCTCGGCGAAATGGGCATCGGCAACAGCTCGTCCGCGGCGCTGCTGTTGTCGCGCCTGGCCGGGCTGGAGATCGGCCTGTGCACCGGCGCCGGCACGGGGCTCGACGCTGATGGCCTCGCACGCAAGCGCGAGGTGCTGCGCGAGGTGCTCGCCCTGCACGCGGGCGCGACCGCGCCGCTCGAGGCGCTGGCCGCGTTCGGCGGTTTCGAGGTGGCGACACTGGTCGGCGCGGTGCTGCAGGCGGCGCAAGAGCGGCGCGTGATCGTGGTCGACGGCTTCATCGCCAGCGCCGCCGTGCTGGTCGCGCAGGCGATCCGGCCGCAGGTGACGCAGCGCTGCGTGGCGGCGCACAGCTCGGCCGAGCCGGGACATGCGCTGCTGCTGAAGCAGCTCGGGCTCGAGCCCTTGCTGAACCTCGACCTGCGCCTGGGCGAAGGCTCGGGCGGCGCGCTGGCGTGGCCGTTGCTCGAGTCGGCCTGCCGCATCCTGCGCGAGATGGCGAGCTTCGAATCGGCGGGCGTGTCGCGCCAGCAATGA
- a CDS encoding histidine phosphatase family protein codes for MSTATAQLWLQRHAPVIAPQGLCYGATDIDAHVDGTQAAAERIASVLPAGIVLWSSPLRRCAMLADAIVALRPDLSVRRDVRLAEMNFGAWEGRLWSAVAREEFEAWTTRFADAPAGGDGESVRGFMQRVAAAHADWLATGADALWVTHAGVLRAVQLLSQGVSCPERADQWPNDAAAFGDWRVVAAPT; via the coding sequence ATGAGCACTGCGACGGCCCAGCTCTGGCTGCAGCGCCACGCGCCGGTGATCGCGCCGCAGGGTCTGTGCTACGGCGCGACTGACATTGACGCGCACGTCGACGGCACACAGGCCGCGGCAGAGCGCATCGCGTCGGTGCTGCCGGCCGGCATCGTGCTGTGGAGTTCGCCGCTGCGGCGTTGCGCCATGCTGGCGGATGCCATCGTCGCGCTGCGGCCCGATCTCTCGGTGCGACGCGATGTACGCCTGGCCGAGATGAATTTCGGCGCCTGGGAAGGGCGCCTGTGGTCGGCCGTGGCCCGTGAAGAGTTCGAGGCCTGGACGACCCGTTTCGCCGACGCCCCGGCCGGCGGCGACGGTGAGAGCGTGCGCGGCTTCATGCAGCGCGTGGCCGCCGCGCATGCCGACTGGCTGGCGACCGGCGCCGATGCACTGTGGGTCACGCATGCAGGCGTGCTGCGGGCGGTGCAGTTGCTGTCGCAGGGCGTGTCATGCCCCGAACGGGCCGATCAATGGCCCAACGACGCGGCGGCTTTCGGCGACTGGCGCGTGGTCGCCGCACCGACCTGA
- a CDS encoding cobyric acid synthase, protein MSSRATSGPARCVMVLGTTSGAGKSWLATALCRWYARQGLRVAPFKAQNMSNNARVVEGGEIGSAQYFQALAANAVPDVRMNPLLLKPERDTHSQVVLMGQVSESLSTLPWRGRSERVWPQIVQAFDELRAENDVVVIEGAGSPAEINLMASDIVNMRVARHAQARCLLATDIDRGGAFAHLYGTWALLPEADRALIQGFVLNKFRGDASLLAPAPQQLQELTGVPTVATLPMWWQHGLPEEDGVFDDRSRASGVVTRTVAVVAYPRLSNLDEFQALKNVPGVRLVWARTPADVAGADWIVLPGSKHTSGDLAWLRAQGLDRAVAEHAGRGGAVLGVCGGLQMLGEALVDPHGIDGNAPGLGLLPLVTVFEREKTVRHREAAFAGNLVAGPWAGLSGVRIAGYEIHHGQTAAHPQLAHDGHAVMPEGLAWQNARGNVLGLYLHGLFEDPAALQALFGTTAPTLDATFDGLADFIDTHFDAGVLAGLIA, encoded by the coding sequence ATGAGTTCCAGAGCAACAAGCGGACCGGCGCGCTGCGTCATGGTCCTGGGCACCACGAGCGGCGCCGGCAAGAGCTGGCTGGCCACCGCGCTGTGCCGGTGGTATGCCCGCCAGGGGCTGCGGGTGGCGCCGTTCAAGGCGCAGAACATGAGCAACAACGCCCGCGTGGTCGAGGGCGGCGAGATTGGCAGCGCCCAGTACTTCCAGGCCCTGGCCGCCAACGCCGTGCCCGATGTGCGCATGAACCCGCTGCTGCTCAAGCCCGAGCGCGACACCCACAGCCAGGTGGTGCTGATGGGGCAGGTGAGCGAGTCGCTCTCGACCCTGCCGTGGCGCGGGCGCAGCGAACGCGTCTGGCCGCAGATCGTGCAGGCCTTCGACGAATTGCGCGCCGAGAACGACGTGGTCGTGATCGAGGGCGCCGGTTCGCCGGCCGAGATCAACCTCATGGCCAGCGACATCGTCAACATGCGCGTCGCCCGCCATGCGCAGGCGCGCTGCCTGCTCGCGACCGACATCGACCGCGGCGGCGCCTTCGCCCACCTGTACGGCACCTGGGCTTTGTTGCCCGAGGCCGACCGGGCGCTCATCCAGGGCTTCGTGCTCAACAAGTTCCGCGGCGACGCCTCGCTGCTGGCGCCCGCGCCGCAACAACTGCAGGAATTGACCGGCGTGCCCACCGTGGCCACGCTGCCGATGTGGTGGCAGCACGGCCTGCCCGAGGAAGACGGCGTGTTCGACGACCGCAGCCGCGCCAGCGGCGTGGTCACGCGCACCGTGGCGGTGGTCGCGTACCCGCGCCTGAGCAACCTCGACGAGTTCCAGGCGCTGAAGAACGTGCCCGGCGTGCGCCTGGTCTGGGCCCGCACGCCGGCCGACGTGGCCGGCGCCGACTGGATCGTGCTGCCGGGCTCCAAACACACGAGCGGCGACCTGGCCTGGCTGCGCGCGCAGGGCCTGGACCGCGCGGTGGCCGAGCACGCCGGACGCGGCGGTGCGGTGCTGGGCGTCTGCGGCGGGCTGCAGATGCTGGGCGAAGCGCTGGTCGATCCGCATGGCATCGACGGCAATGCACCCGGCCTCGGGTTGCTGCCGCTCGTGACTGTGTTCGAGCGCGAGAAGACCGTGCGGCACCGCGAGGCGGCCTTCGCCGGCAATCTGGTCGCAGGCCCCTGGGCCGGGCTGTCGGGCGTGCGCATCGCCGGCTACGAAATCCACCACGGCCAGACGGCCGCCCACCCGCAACTGGCCCACGACGGCCACGCCGTGATGCCCGAGGGCCTGGCCTGGCAGAACGCGCGCGGCAACGTGCTGGGCCTCTATCTGCACGGCCTGTTTGAAGACCCGGCCGCGCTGCAGGCGCTGTTCGGCACCACGGCGCCCACCCTGGACGCCACCTTCGACGGCCTGGCCGACTTCATCGACACCCACTTCGACGCCGGCGTGCTCGCCGGCCTGATCGCATGA
- a CDS encoding Ivy family c-type lysozyme inhibitor, whose amino-acid sequence MTTTTIFKTTPPAALLLLAALCSAGSAWSRDGVLPPETMALYGGRWSANCADAAAPTLQVREDMLIAERGKRRVVGREPDTAHSFFGNQAPPPNFDVALMSRVDKGDHAMLNFLVFRDARGQSITLKADKPVMGQLGPELMKQRYWRCDGAARAATPPAEPATATPKPPAPATGSPAALARGPAMDKAWRAALGTRETEPWLVRREGPAPEPQWVTVDGTRYLLHAFCKPHDCHDHNAIALYDQGSGRLYGLVQRNGQNQLVGGPSPQFAGQLDRLWREQWRAKN is encoded by the coding sequence ATGACGACCACAACGATTTTCAAGACGACACCGCCCGCGGCCCTCCTCCTGCTCGCGGCACTGTGTAGCGCGGGCTCCGCCTGGTCGCGCGACGGCGTGCTGCCGCCGGAGACGATGGCGCTCTACGGCGGGCGCTGGTCCGCCAACTGCGCCGACGCAGCGGCGCCGACGCTGCAGGTGCGCGAAGACATGCTGATCGCCGAGCGCGGCAAGCGCCGCGTCGTGGGCCGCGAACCGGACACGGCGCACAGTTTCTTCGGCAACCAGGCGCCGCCGCCGAACTTCGACGTCGCACTGATGAGCCGCGTGGACAAGGGCGATCACGCAATGCTGAATTTCCTGGTCTTTCGCGATGCGCGCGGCCAGTCGATCACGCTGAAGGCCGACAAGCCGGTGATGGGCCAGTTGGGGCCGGAGCTGATGAAGCAGCGGTACTGGCGCTGCGACGGCGCGGCGCGCGCCGCAACGCCGCCCGCCGAACCCGCGACTGCCACCCCCAAGCCGCCGGCACCCGCCACGGGCAGCCCGGCCGCCCTCGCCCGCGGCCCGGCGATGGACAAGGCCTGGCGCGCCGCGCTGGGCACGCGTGAGACCGAACCGTGGCTCGTGCGCCGCGAAGGTCCGGCGCCCGAGCCGCAATGGGTGACGGTGGACGGCACGCGCTATCTGCTGCATGCCTTCTGCAAGCCGCACGATTGCCACGACCACAACGCGATCGCGCTCTACGACCAGGGCTCGGGTCGGCTCTACGGCCTGGTGCAGCGCAACGGGCAGAACCAGCTCGTGGGCGGGCCCTCGCCGCAGTTCGCAGGGCAGCTCGACCGGCTCTGGCGCGAGCAGTGGCGCGCCAAGAACTGA
- a CDS encoding efflux RND transporter periplasmic adaptor subunit: MSNKNEQSLSSAARKGLWPAVTGLTAVLAVAAAVVGMYSFKAEATAPVAAQQGTPVSVATVASSEINAWDEFSGRLEAVERVDVRSRVAGAVQSVHFREGALVKQGDLLITIDRAPYVAEVERAEAQVASAQARQAFSRSEQERAKRLWDEQAIAQRELDERVNAGREAEANLRAAQASLQTARLSLGYTQVRAPVSGRIGKLEVTVGNLVAAGPGAPVLTTLVSVSPIYASFDADEQVITRALKDLPANAGARGQIDTIPVQMGTAGLEGTPFTGKLQLIDNQVDARSGTVRVRASFDNKDGALIPGQFARIRMGQARNDTALLVSERAIGTDQNKKFVMVVGDDNKAMYREVTLGAPINGLRVVSKGLKAGDRVVVNGLQHIRPGALVVPQSVTMDAKADTKQQQPERVAEAAKS, from the coding sequence ATGTCGAACAAGAACGAACAATCGCTGTCTTCCGCCGCCCGCAAGGGGCTGTGGCCCGCCGTGACCGGCCTCACCGCGGTGCTGGCCGTGGCCGCCGCGGTGGTGGGCATGTACAGCTTCAAGGCCGAGGCCACGGCCCCGGTGGCCGCGCAACAGGGCACGCCGGTGTCGGTCGCTACCGTGGCGTCGAGCGAGATCAACGCCTGGGACGAGTTCTCGGGCCGCCTCGAAGCCGTGGAGCGCGTCGATGTGCGCTCCCGCGTGGCAGGCGCCGTGCAGTCGGTGCACTTCCGCGAAGGCGCGCTGGTGAAGCAGGGCGACCTGCTCATCACCATCGACCGCGCACCGTACGTTGCCGAGGTGGAGCGTGCCGAAGCGCAGGTCGCGTCGGCCCAAGCCCGCCAGGCCTTCAGCCGCAGCGAGCAGGAGCGTGCCAAGCGTCTGTGGGACGAGCAGGCCATTGCGCAGCGCGAGCTCGACGAGCGCGTGAACGCCGGCCGCGAAGCCGAAGCCAACTTGCGCGCCGCGCAAGCCTCGCTGCAGACCGCACGCCTGAGCCTGGGCTACACCCAGGTGCGCGCGCCGGTGTCGGGCCGCATCGGCAAGCTCGAAGTGACCGTGGGCAACCTGGTGGCCGCCGGCCCCGGCGCGCCCGTGCTGACCACGCTGGTGTCGGTGAGCCCGATCTACGCGAGCTTCGACGCCGACGAGCAGGTCATCACCCGCGCGCTGAAGGACCTGCCGGCCAACGCCGGCGCCCGCGGCCAGATCGACACGATTCCCGTGCAGATGGGCACCGCTGGCCTGGAGGGCACGCCCTTCACCGGCAAGCTGCAGCTGATCGACAACCAGGTCGACGCCCGCAGCGGCACCGTGCGTGTGCGTGCCTCGTTCGACAACAAGGACGGCGCGCTCATTCCCGGCCAGTTCGCCCGCATCCGCATGGGCCAGGCCCGCAACGACACCGCGCTGCTGGTGAGCGAGCGTGCCATCGGCACCGACCAGAACAAGAAGTTCGTGATGGTCGTGGGCGACGACAACAAGGCCATGTACCGCGAGGTGACGCTGGGCGCGCCCATCAACGGCCTGCGCGTGGTGAGCAAGGGCCTGAAGGCCGGCGACCGCGTCGTGGTGAACGGCCTGCAGCACATCCGCCCGGGTGCGCTGGTGGTGCCGCAGTCCGTGACCATGGACGCCAAGGCCGATACGAAGCAACAACAACCGGAACGCGTGGCCGAGGCCGCGAAGTCCTGA
- a CDS encoding adenosylcobinamide-GDP ribazoletransferase, with amino-acid sequence MNGVRHFLLAVQFFTRVPVTGQLAAWVGFSPQMLRAAAAHLPAIGWIAGGVAAAVFVAVGAGLPGVGGAFAAAVLSTVATVMLTGAFHEDGLADVADGLGGSASRERALEIMKDSRIGAFGAVALVLALGLKFGLLAALAARGLDVVAVSIVGAHVLSRLAPLFLIRWLPYVGDSSGSKAKPLADAISGGALLVAVLWAVPVVALLLCAHDAVHVGAALVALALAAGWMARLFVRRLQGFTGDGLGATQQVCELAIYLALAWKA; translated from the coding sequence ATGAACGGCGTGCGCCATTTCCTGCTGGCCGTCCAGTTCTTCACGCGCGTGCCGGTGACGGGACAACTCGCTGCCTGGGTCGGCTTCAGCCCGCAGATGCTGCGCGCCGCCGCGGCGCACCTGCCGGCCATCGGCTGGATTGCGGGCGGGGTGGCCGCAGCGGTGTTCGTGGCGGTGGGTGCGGGCCTGCCGGGCGTCGGCGGGGCTTTTGCGGCGGCCGTGCTGAGCACCGTCGCCACCGTGATGCTCACGGGCGCCTTCCACGAAGACGGCCTGGCCGACGTGGCCGACGGCCTCGGCGGTTCGGCCAGCCGCGAGCGGGCGCTGGAGATCATGAAGGACTCGCGCATCGGCGCCTTCGGCGCGGTCGCGCTGGTGCTGGCGCTGGGCCTGAAGTTCGGCCTGCTGGCCGCGCTGGCCGCACGCGGGCTGGACGTGGTGGCGGTGTCCATCGTTGGCGCGCATGTGCTGTCGCGGCTGGCGCCGCTGTTCCTGATCCGCTGGCTGCCCTATGTGGGTGACAGCAGCGGCAGCAAGGCCAAGCCGCTGGCCGACGCGATCAGCGGCGGTGCGCTGCTCGTCGCCGTGCTCTGGGCCGTGCCCGTCGTGGCGTTGCTGCTGTGCGCGCACGACGCGGTGCACGTGGGCGCGGCGCTCGTGGCGCTGGCGCTCGCGGCCGGCTGGATGGCGCGGCTCTTCGTGCGTCGCCTGCAGGGCTTCACGGGCGATGGGCTCGGCGCCACGCAGCAGGTGTGCGAGCTGGCGATCTACCTCGCGTTGGCGTGGAAGGCATGA
- a CDS encoding PLP-dependent aminotransferase family protein, giving the protein MQFASRLDNVETSAIRELFKLLGKPGIISFAGGFPDSAMFDVEGLKEASQKALTEEAGGALQYGATEGYEPLRNQLSDFMKTKGVDVDPSGLIVTTGSQQALDLLGKTMISPGDKVIVEGPTFLATIQCFRLYGAQLISAPIDANGVKTDELEKLIAEHKPKFVYLIPTFGNPSGAMLTLERRKKVLELAVKYQTLIVEDDPYGDLYFGEAPPPSIMSLSKDVPGSRELLAHCGSLSKVLSPGLRIGWMIAPPELLAKATMCKQFSDAHTSTFAQATAAQYLKSGRMPGTLAHVREVYGQRAQAMGAALTRELGDAVSFTQPNGGLFFWARLTGANGKLADANELAKRAIEKLVAFVPGAPFFAEKPDVATLRLSFATADIAKIEEGVKRLGQAL; this is encoded by the coding sequence ATGCAATTCGCCTCCCGCCTCGACAACGTCGAAACCTCTGCCATCCGCGAACTCTTCAAGCTGCTGGGCAAGCCCGGCATCATCAGTTTTGCGGGCGGCTTTCCCGACAGCGCCATGTTCGACGTCGAGGGCCTGAAGGAGGCGAGCCAGAAAGCGCTCACCGAAGAGGCCGGCGGGGCCCTGCAGTACGGTGCCACCGAAGGCTACGAGCCGCTGCGCAACCAGCTCTCCGATTTCATGAAGACCAAGGGCGTCGACGTCGACCCCAGCGGCCTGATCGTCACCACCGGCAGCCAGCAGGCGCTCGACCTGCTGGGCAAGACCATGATCTCGCCCGGCGACAAGGTGATCGTCGAAGGCCCGACCTTCCTGGCGACAATCCAGTGCTTCCGCCTGTACGGCGCGCAGCTCATCAGCGCGCCCATCGACGCCAACGGCGTGAAGACCGACGAGCTCGAGAAGCTCATCGCCGAGCACAAGCCCAAGTTCGTCTACCTGATCCCCACCTTCGGCAACCCCAGTGGCGCGATGCTGACGCTGGAGCGTCGCAAGAAGGTGCTCGAGCTGGCCGTGAAGTACCAGACGCTGATCGTCGAGGACGACCCCTACGGCGACCTGTACTTCGGTGAAGCGCCGCCGCCGTCGATCATGTCGCTGAGCAAGGACGTGCCCGGCAGCCGCGAGCTGCTGGCGCATTGCGGCAGCCTGAGCAAGGTGCTGAGCCCGGGCCTGCGCATCGGCTGGATGATCGCGCCCCCCGAGCTGCTGGCCAAGGCGACGATGTGCAAGCAGTTCAGCGACGCCCACACCAGCACCTTCGCGCAGGCCACGGCCGCGCAGTACCTCAAGAGCGGCCGCATGCCCGGCACGCTGGCGCATGTGCGCGAGGTCTACGGCCAGCGTGCGCAAGCGATGGGCGCGGCGCTGACGCGCGAGCTGGGCGATGCGGTGAGCTTCACGCAGCCCAACGGCGGTTTGTTCTTCTGGGCGCGCCTCACGGGCGCCAACGGCAAGCTGGCCGATGCCAACGAGCTGGCCAAGCGTGCGATCGAAAAGCTGGTGGCCTTCGTGCCCGGCGCGCCGTTCTTCGCCGAGAAGCCCGATGTGGCGACGCTGCGCCTGAGCTTTGCGACGGCCGACATCGCGAAGATCGAAGAAGGCGTGAAGCGCCTCGGCCAGGCCCTGTAG